The genomic window CGATTAATGCAAATTTCCCCGTAGTCTCAATGTCTGTATACTCTTTGGCATCTTCCAATGCCGTGCCGTACACAGGGATGCTTTCCTTCTTTAGTTTACTAATCCAGTCATTCAGTTTTCCTCTCATAATCGGAAGGTGAAAATGACTGCCTTGAGCGGAACGGAGTACCTTCGGATTGTAAATATCTACACTTCCATCCCCAATAATTATAGCATCCACACCAGCAGCATCAGCTGTTCGAATCATCGTCCCTAAATTACCAGGGTCTTGAACCGCATCAATGAGCAAATATTTATTTCCATTAAATTGATCGGTGTTAAACTCTGGCTGACGGCAAATGGCGATGACCCCTTGAGGTGTTTCCGTATCAGATAAACTCTGAATAATGTCACTCGTCACCAACGTTACTGGGATATCGCCATAATCCCAAGAAGGCGGCAATCCTGTATTTTCACTGACCACAATTTCTTCAATACGACCGCTTAATATTGCTTCTTCAACAAGATGAAAGCCTTCGACTAAAAAGGTTCCTGTTTTGTCTCTTTCTTTTTTCGTTAAAAGCTTTTTCCATTGCTTCACTTGAGGGTTATTAGCAGAGTGAATATACTTCACACTCCTCACTCCTTTATATTTTGCTTCAATTTTCTTATTATAGCCCAATTAAAATACATAATAAATCCAAAAAATGAAATCATAATAACGATTCGATTATACGGAAGGAGTGCTGTCAATGAATTTAAACTTAAGAAACGCAATTATACACAATGTTACAGGCAATTCACAAGACGAATTAAAGGATACGATTGTAGATGCTATTCAAAATGGAGAGGAAAAAATGCTCCCTGGATTAGGAGTATTATTCGAAGTGATTTGGAAGAATTCCTCTGAGCAAGACAAACAGGAGATGCTTCAAACATTGGAAAATGGATTGAAATGAATAGTGGAAACGAAAAAAGATGACCAAATTGGCTCATCTTTTTTCTTTGCTATTATTGAAACGTAATCTTTTCAACTGTTTCTCTATCAAGTCGCTTAATGACCTCTGAAATTAGGTTTACAGCATTTTCATAGTCATCACGATGAAGCATGGCTGCATGTGAATGGATATATCGTGTTGCGATTGTGATGGAAAGTGCAGGAACTCCATTATGTGTTAAATGAATGGCACCTGAGTCCGTTCCGCCGCCTGGGACTGCGTCAAACTGATATGGGATATTCAGTTCATCAGCGGTATCTGTCACTAGATCACGCAAGCCTTTATGGGAAACCATGGATGCATCATACAGAATGATTTGCGGTCCTTTTCCCATTTTGCTTAGTGCTTCCTTTTCGGTAATTCCAGGAGTGTCTCCG from Bacillus sp. DTU_2020_1000418_1_SI_GHA_SEK_038 includes these protein-coding regions:
- a CDS encoding RNA methyltransferase, which produces MKYIHSANNPQVKQWKKLLTKKERDKTGTFLVEGFHLVEEAILSGRIEEIVVSENTGLPPSWDYGDIPVTLVTSDIIQSLSDTETPQGVIAICRQPEFNTDQFNGNKYLLIDAVQDPGNLGTMIRTADAAGVDAIIIGDGSVDIYNPKVLRSAQGSHFHLPIMRGKLNDWISKLKKESIPVYGTALEDAKEYTDIETTGKFALIVGNEGSGVRKSILSETTDNLYIPIYGKSESLNVAIATGILLYYLRN
- the sspI gene encoding small acid-soluble spore protein SspI: MNLNLRNAIIHNVTGNSQDELKDTIVDAIQNGEEKMLPGLGVLFEVIWKNSSEQDKQEMLQTLENGLK